Proteins encoded by one window of Sciurus carolinensis chromosome 12, mSciCar1.2, whole genome shotgun sequence:
- the Ren gene encoding renin, whose translation MDGWSRMPRWGLLLVLCGSCTFGLPTDTSAFRRIFLKKMPSVRDNLKERGVDMARLSAEWGQFTRRLSAGNSTLPVVLTNYLDTQYYGEIGIGTPPQTFKVIFDTGSANLWVPSTKCSPLYTACEIHSLYDASESSSYMENGTEFTIHYGSGKVKGFLSQDIVTVGGITVTQTFGEVTELPLIPFMLAKFDGVLGMGFPAQAVGGVTPVFDHILSQRVLKEDVFSVYYSRDSLLLGGELVLGGSDPQHYQGNFHYVSISKTGSWQITMKGVSVGSATLLCEEGCMAVVDTGASYISGPTSSLRLVMEALGAKEQSTDEYVVNCNQVPTLPDISFHLGGRAYTLTRADYVLQDPYNNDDLCTLALHGLDIPPPTGPIWVLGASFIRKFYTEFDRHNNRIGFALAR comes from the exons ATGGACGGGTGGAGCAGAATGCCCCGCTGGGGACTCTTGCTGGTGCTCTGCGGCTCCTGCACCTTCGGTCTCCCCACGGACACCTCCGCCTTCAGACG GATCTTCCTCAAGAAAATGCCCTCAGTTCGGGACAACCTGAAGGAGCGAGGCGTGGATATGGCCAGGCTCAGTGCTGAGTGGGGCCAGTTCACCAGGAGGCTCTCTGCCGGCAACAGCACCTTGCCCGTGGTGCTCACCAACTACCTGGAC ACCCAATACTATGGTGAGATCGGCATCGGCACACCGCCACAGACCTTCAAAGTCATCTTTGACACGGGTTCGGCCAACCTCTGGGTACCCTCCACCAAGTGCAGCCCCCTCTACACTGCCTGTG AGATTCACAGCCTCTACGACGCCTCAGAATCCTCCAGCTACATGGAGAATGGAACAGAATTCACCATCCACTATGGATCAGGGAAGGTCAAAGGTTTCCTGAGCCAGGACATAGTGACT GTGGGAGGAATCACAGTGACACAGACATTTGGAGAGGTCACGGAGCTGCCCCTGATACCCTTCATGCTGGCCAAGTTCGATGGGGTTCTGGGCATGGGCTTCCCTGCGCAGGCTGTTGGAGGAGTCACCCCTGTCTTTGACCACATCCTCTCCCAGAGGGTTCTGAAAGAAGATGTCTTCTCTGTCTACTATAGCAG GGATTCCCTCCTGCTAGGGGGAGAGCTCGTGCTGGGGGGCAGTGATCCCCAGCATTACCAAGGGAATTTCCACTACGTGAGCATCAGCAAGACTGGCTCCTGGCAGATCACGATGAAGGG GGTGTCTGTGGGGTCTGCCACCCTGCTGTGTGAGGAGGGCTGCATGGCAGTGGTGGACACTGGCGCATCCTACATCTCAGGTCCCACCAGCTCCCTGAGGCTGGTTATGGAGGCCCTCGGGGCCAAGGAGCAGAGCACAGACGAA TACGTGGTGAACTGTAACCAGGTGCCCACCCTCCCGGACATCTCCTTTCACCTGGGAGGCAGGGCCTACACGCTCACCAGGGCTGACTACGTGTTACAG GACCCCTACAATAATGATGACCTGTGTACATTGGCCCTCCATGGTCTGGACATCCCACCGCCCACTGGGCCCATCTGGGTCTTGGGTGCCAGCTTCATCAGAAAGTTCTACACAGAGTTTGATCGGCATAATAATCGTATTGGCTTTGCATTGGCCCGCTGA
- the Etnk2 gene encoding ethanolamine kinase 2, which translates to MAVPPSAPLPCSPFYLRRQAPCPQCSWGMEEKAAASAGCREPPGPPRAASVPCFSVWVDQDDILPGALRLIQELRPHWKPEQVRTKRFTDGITNKLVACYVEEDMQDCVLVRVYGERTELLVDRENEVRNFQLLRAHGCAPKLYCTFQNGLCYEYMQGVALGPEHIQEPRLFRLIALEMAKIHTIHANGSLPKPTLWHKMHNYFTLVKNEINPSLSADVPKLEVLEWELAWLKEHLSQLDSPVVFCHNDLLCKNIIYDSTKGHVRFIDYEYAGYNYQAFDIGNHFNEFAGVNEVDYGRYPARETQLQWLLYYLQAQKGTAVTPREVERLYVQVNKFALASHFLWALWALIQNQYSTINFDFLRYAVIRFNQYFKVKPQVSALEMPK; encoded by the exons ATGGCTGTGCCCCCTTCGGCTCCTCTGCCGTGCTCGCCCTTTTACCTGCGGAGGCAGGCGCCTTGCCCGCAGTGCTCATGGGGCATGGAGGAGAAGGCAGCGGCCAGCGCGGGTTGCCGGGAACCTCCGGGCCCCCCGAGGGCCGCCTCCGTCCCGTGCTTCAGCGTATGGGTGGACCAGGACGACATCCTCCCGGGCGCCCTGCGCCTCATCCAGGAGCTACGGCCGCATTGGAAGCCCGAGCAAGTTCGGACCAAG CGCTTCACTGATGGCATCACCAACAAGCTGGTGGCCTGCTACGTGGAGGAGGACATGCAGGATTGCGTGCTGGTCCGGGTGTATGGGGAGCGCACAGAGCTGCTGGTGGACCGGGAGAATGAGGTCAGGAACTTCCAGCTGCTGCGAGCACATGGCTGTGCCCCCAAACTCTACTGCACCTTTCAGAATGGGCTGTGCTACGAGTACATGCAGGGTGTGGCCCTGGGGCCTGAGCACATCCAAGAGCCCCGGCTCTTCAG GTTAATTGCCTTAGAAATGGCAAAGATTCACACCATCCACGCCAATGGCAGCCTGCCCAAGCCGACCCTGTGGCACAAGATGCACAATTATTTCACGCTGGTGAAGAATGAGATCAACCCCAG CCTTTCTGCAGATGTCCCTAAGTTGGAGGTGTTGGAATGGGAGCTGGCCTGGCTGAAGGAGCACTTGTCCCAGCTGGATTCCCCTGTGGTGTTCTGTCACAATGACCTGCTCTGCAAGAACATCATCTATGACAGTACCAAAG gtcaTGTGCGGTTCATCGACTATGAGTACGCCGGCTACAACTACCAGGCCTTTGACATCGGCAACCATTTCAATGAGTTTGCAG GTGTGAATGAGGTCGATTACGGCCGGTACCCGGCGCGGGAGACCCAACTGCAGTGGCTGCTCTACTACCTGCAGGCACAAAAGGGGACAGCTGTGACCCCCAGGGAGGTGGAGCGACTCTATGTGCAAGTCAACAAGTTTGCCCTG GCGTCTCACTTCTTGTGGGCTCTCTGGGCCCTCATCCAGAACCAGTACTCCACCAT